Genomic DNA from Alicyclobacillus fastidiosus:
GCTCGACGAGTGTCGATGTACTTGCCATCTGTATTCACGCTCCTCTCAACAGAACTTCTAGACCCATATATGAGTGAGCCCAAAGTTGTGTGCTTGGATGGTGCAAGGAATTTTGTGATCGGTGTCGAATTTGTCATGATTGAACCGAACGTATGTTTTGTTTCAAAGGGGAGGACCAGATGCTTCGCATCTTGCATACGGCAGATCTTCACGTCGGGACGCCGTTTAAGCTTCGAGCTTCGCAATTGCCTGACAGCGCACTTGAACAACTACGCCTCGCTGCTGGAACGGTGTTGCAGCGAATTGTCGACTACGCGATCGAAAAACGCCTGGATGCCGTCATCATCGCGGGAGATCTGTTCGATGAGGCAGACCCACCAGTGAGCGTGCAGTACGCCGTTTATCGCCAATTTCGGAGATTGGCTGAACGAGGCATCCCGGTTGTCTTGTCGCACGGCAATCACGACCCTGTGGGCGCGGCGTCGCTATTTCCGTGGCCGAGCACGGTCCACGTGCTCGGCGGAGTCGATAGCGGGGAACGCGTGTGTGACATCCTCCTGCCACTTGGCGGCTGCCAGGTCCAGTTTTCCGGATTTTCATACGCGACGCGCGAATTGTATGGCTCCAAGGTCGCGCAGTTTGCGCGTCGCGAGGGCGCCGACATCGCGATTGCCCTCTATCACGGACAGGTTGGTTCAGCCTCCGGGTCGCACGCGCCATACGCGGCGACCTCGCTTGGAGAGCTCCTTTCCCATGGCGACTTTGACGTGTGGGCATTGGGCCACATTCACGGCTATCGAGTTTTGCACGAAGGCCGTCCCTTTGTGGCTTACTCCGGTTCACCGCAGGGGCGCGACGCTGGGGAGGCAGGACGACATGGCGGCATTCTGCTCACGTGGGACGAGCAGTTGAGGCTTTCTCACTCGTTCATTCCGTTCTCGACGGTCGAATGGCAGCGCGTGAACGTCGACGTGACGGGACTGACTACCTTTGAAGCCGTGTGGGCGGCCACCGCAACCAAGCTCGACAGGGATTCCTCGCTTCGTCTTATCGACTTGCACCTATCTGGACAAAGCCCATTGTCTGCGAGTCTCAATCTTCCTGAGGCCAGGAGCATTTTTCAACAGGCGGCCGACGACGATGGCTATCCCGTGTGGATTCATCGCTATGCTAGTACGGTCGAGGCCGAGATCGACTGGCGTGTGTGGGAGGCGGCTGACGGCTACGTGGGGCAACTCATGGCGCTGTTGCGCCAAGTCACCCAGCACCCAGAGGAAGCGGTCGGCCTCTTAGACGGCATTTGGTCGAAGGACGAGATAGCCATCGTGGAGGAGGCCATAGCAGGTGACCCCGAGTCCGTGCTGGAACAGGTGCGCCAAATCTTACTAAGCCAGATGAGACCGGAGCAAGATGATTTAGAACTGGTAGAATGGAGGGGTGTACATGCGGCTACAGGCTCTGCGGATTGACCACTTTGGTCCGTATCACAACCAGACGTGGACGTTCCATAGCCACGGATTTCACATCCTCTTCGGGCCCAACGAAGCCGGCAAGAGTAGCCTGCTAGCCGCCATTCGCGGGGGGCTCTTCGGCAATGCTCGACTGGCTGAAGGGACGGCGCACGCGCGGCCCGGCGCGCACGTCGGGATGCAATT
This window encodes:
- a CDS encoding DNA repair exonuclease, whose amino-acid sequence is MLRILHTADLHVGTPFKLRASQLPDSALEQLRLAAGTVLQRIVDYAIEKRLDAVIIAGDLFDEADPPVSVQYAVYRQFRRLAERGIPVVLSHGNHDPVGAASLFPWPSTVHVLGGVDSGERVCDILLPLGGCQVQFSGFSYATRELYGSKVAQFARREGADIAIALYHGQVGSASGSHAPYAATSLGELLSHGDFDVWALGHIHGYRVLHEGRPFVAYSGSPQGRDAGEAGRHGGILLTWDEQLRLSHSFIPFSTVEWQRVNVDVTGLTTFEAVWAATATKLDRDSSLRLIDLHLSGQSPLSASLNLPEARSIFQQAADDDGYPVWIHRYASTVEAEIDWRVWEAADGYVGQLMALLRQVTQHPEEAVGLLDGIWSKDEIAIVEEAIAGDPESVLEQVRQILLSQMRPEQDDLELVEWRGVHAATGSAD